The Mastomys coucha isolate ucsf_1 unplaced genomic scaffold, UCSF_Mcou_1 pScaffold3, whole genome shotgun sequence DNA window CTACTGACCTGTCCCTCGTCTGTCTCCAGGAACTCCTGCTTCCAGCAGGGACCACCTCACACCGGCTTCTCCGCCTCTTCCCGTCCACCTTCTACAGCGCCCAGCTCCGGGCCATTTGGGGCGAGAGCCTCACACCTCCCGTGTCCACTTCCTTCACTACTGGTACTGGCTCTGGGGTTTGAGCTTCGGGGGCAGCTGGGCTCTGAGGTTTGAGGAAGAGAACAGACAGACTCTCCACCTCCTCTCCGCAGGTAGGCTGCGGATCCCCTTCCCTCGGGACTGTGGGGAGGAGCTGAAAAATGGGCCCAGCGCCTCAAAGACCACCACCATCTTCCTTAACGGCAACCGCGAGCGGCCTTTGGATGTGTTTTGTGACATGGAGACCGATGGAGGCGGCTGGCTGGTGGGTTCCTTTCAGAGCCCGGCTCCCTGTGTAGCACTGTGTGTGATGCCTCTGAGCCAGAGGCTGACGCTTGGCCCCGCCTACTTTCCAGGTGTTCCAGCGCCgcatggatggacggacggacttCTGGAGAGACTGGGAAGAGTATGCCCATGGTTTTGGGAACATCTCCAGGGAATTCTGGCTGGGTCCGTGCCTCATAGGGCTAGGGAGCCAGGGAAGGGATGGTATGGCAGTCCGGTGGACCCCAGTACCCTGATGAAGCATGCTCCACCTCAGGCAACGAGGCCCTGCACAGCCTGACACAGGCTGGAGACTACTCTATGCGTGTGGACCTACGGGCTGGAAAGGAAGCCGTGTTCGCCCAGTATGACTTCTTCCGCATAGACTCAGCAAAGGAGAACTATCGCCTCCACCTGGGGGGCTACCATGGGACTGCAGGTAAGTGTGGGCTCGGATGGGGTTGGGGGCGGGCATGAGGGTGGTGATCGTCACCATGGCTTCCCACGCCCTGCCAGGCGACTCTATGAGCTACCACAGCGGCAGTGTCTTTTCTGCCCGCGATCGAGACCCCAACAACTTGCTCATCTCCTGCGCTGTCTCCTATCGTGGGGCCTGGTGGTACAGAAACTGTCACTATGCCAACCTCAACGGGCTCTATGGGAGCACAGTGGATCACCAGGTGGGGGCCGTGGATCTGGGCGACCTGGGCTGAGTTACTCTCACATGAGTGGCCGGGCTTCTTATGCCTCAGGGactcatctgtgaaatgagacAATTATGCCAACCTTCTGAGGAATCTTGAAGAGACCATTTATTAGTAATGGGCAGAAGGCACCAGCTCAGGGATTGTGGGGGAGATGGCTGGACCCTGGGAGTCACCTACAGGAGCGGGGTGGGGATGGATTAGGTGGCATGGATGTGGCATTGTCTTGACTCTCTTCCCTTGACAACCCCTCTCCTCAGGGAGTGAGCTGGTACCACTGGAAGGGCTTCGAGTTCTCTGTGCCCTTCACGGAAATGAAGCTGCGACCCAGAAACTTCCAGGCCCCCAGCACGGGCACCTGAGCCTGCTGTCCACCTCACTCACACCCCGGTATGACTGCCGAGCACTGAGGGGTTGTACCCAGAGAAGGGCCAGTGTGCCTTTACTGTGCCCCAGCTCACGGAGGAAGCCTTCTCTGCCACAACCTCACAGCACCATGTTtacaggggggaggggaggggaacggagcaataaaagagaaactgaggcacaaggcTCGTCCTATCCTGTCAAGGATTTTTCCCCCTGGTCTTGGGGTGCCTGGTTCCTGGGCTGCAACCGCACTTGGAAGGGAGGAATCGGGAGATTGATGCCAGAATAAGGCTGGGGCTGCAGGGAGGGCAGGGTGCCATCTGCTGGCGGCAGCAGCGTGAAGGCCTGGAGCAGGCGAGCCAGCACCACAAAGAGCTCCAGTCGCGCCAGAGGCTCTCCCAGGCACACGCGTGCCCCACAGCCAAAGGATGGCATTCTGGGATTCTTGCCAGGTTCCAGGAAGCGTTCTGCGGGTAGTAGACAGATAGCTAGAGAAGTTTGTCCCAGCAGAGGCCGGGCCTCTCCCACTCCCTTTCCTGTCTGCCTCATACCAGGCCAGAACTTGCTGGGCAGTTCCCAAACCATCTCATCCAGGTTGGCGCCCTGGATGTTGGGGATGATGATCGTATCCTTAGGTATGTCATAGCCGGAGATGCTGAGGGAAGGGTGGAGTCAGGAGCTGTCCAGAGCTCAGTGAGGCCTTCCTCCCTCAACCCTTAACTGGGGAACCACCTGCTAGCCCTAGTTGCACGATGGGGCAAGGCCAAGGGCACCACAGGCCGCAAACGTAGCACCTCGGAGATGGTGGCCATGAGCAGAGGCAGCTGCATTCGGTTCTTGTACAGGAGCTGGGAGCTAGGGCCCAGCTTGAGGTCTAATTCTTCCTGCAGTCGCTTCTGGATCTGAGAAGGAGGGGCAAAGCTCTTCTCAGGGACCAGACTTTGCccaggtggctcacacctgcccgCCCAGGTGGCTCAGAGCTGCCCGCCCAGGTGGCTCAGAGCTGCCCAGCCTGCAGCCCCTCCTTACAGCCCATTTATCTGAGCCTAGAGCCCCCTCTGTGAGCATAGCCCAGGCCAAGCAGTCAAGAGCAGGGCAACTGGCCCAAGGTGCCAGAAGGGGAGCTGTCTTCCCATAGCGCACCTCAGGGTGGTGAAGTAGGAAAGCCACAGTCCAGGAGAGTGTGGTAGCCGTGGTCTCGGTGCCACCGATGAAGAAATCCACCACCGACATGTGCACGTGCCTCTCCTGGAGTTGCTCTGTGTCTTTGCCATCTCTTTGCTTCTCCACTCCCTGGAGCATGTAGTCAATCATGTCTTTCCACTGGCCTGCTACCAGGCTGTCctgcagaggcaggggaagcTGAGTGTCTAGCTTGGGGAGGGAAGCCTGCCcagcagggtgggggtggagggcggCAGGCGTCTCACTGGCTGAAGCCAGAGGGGCTGGTCCCCCTGCAGCGCTCACCTTGTGCCGCTCCAGCTGCTGCTTTACGATATGGTCCCTACTCTCTTGGAACTGCTTCAGCTTCCAGAGGCCTGGATTGGGGAGGAActggggcagggaaggggagTCAGCTGCAGGGTGGAGACCGgtggtccccctcccccacagcccaGGGGGGGTCTGGGTTGCGATTTCTCACCCTGAGAAGGGGAATTATATCCAAGATTTGGATGGACCAGTGGTTCCAGGCTTTCAACAAGTCCTGGACGCAGTCATGAATGGTATGTACCAACGTGCTGTCCTGCCAGAACAGGAGGGTATgctttgagttcaagacctgcaGAGGGCCAGCCAGGAGGGGCTGAGGGATGGGCCCGAGGGGCGGGAGGGTgaaccttgtctccaaaagtGAGGCAGGAGATGATACTGCAAGTGAGTAAGGAGAATTCCTTATGGATGGCCACTGGGGTGCCAGCCTGGGCTCTCATGCGCTGTGGAGGAAAGACGGGCTACAGAGGCTGTGGGGCAGGGGGGTACTGGGGGACAGGGAAGCTGACCCCAAGAGCCCAGCCTCACGTCACAGAATTCCTGGGTCAGCTGCTCTACCAGAGGCTCCATGGAGTCTCGCATGCCCAGCACCAGGGCTGAGCGAGAGAGTTTCTTGTGGGCCTTCCACATCAGAGAGTAATCCCCCAGGGACAGGTCCAAGTCCATCTCTCCTGCAGGAGAAGTGGTAGAAAGACATGGTCACAACTAACCAAGAAAACCAAAggcctcccctgcctcctgaagTCCAGGAAGTACCCTTAGCTCAGGGCGGTGGCCAcaccaggtggatctctgtgagtcttaggccagcctgggctacatagtgattttcGGGTCAGcaagggctatatagtaagacccaatcatgaagaagaaaggaggaggaagaggaggaggaggaggaggaggaggacaacgaCGACTTTGACGACGACAAGGAGGACGAGGACAAGGACATGAAGAAAAACTGTGCCAACCCTTACCACTCAGTGTCGGGGGTCGG harbors:
- the LOC116074685 gene encoding steroid 21-hydroxylase isoform X1; this encodes MLLPGLLLLLLLLLAGTRWLWGQWKLWNLHLPPLAPGFLHFLQPNLPIYLLGLTQKLGPIYRIRLGLQDVVVLNSNRTIEEALIQKWVDFAGRPPTLSGEMDLDLSLGDYSLMWKAHKKLSRSALVLGMRDSMEPLVEQLTQEFCDRMRAQAGTPVAIHKEFSLLTCSIISCLTFGDKDSTLVHTIHDCVQDLLKAWNHWSIQILDIIPLLRFLPNPGLWKLKQFQESRDHIVKQQLERHKDSLVAGQWKDMIDYMLQGVEKQRDGKDTEQLQERHVHMSVVDFFIGGTETTATTLSWTVAFLLHHPEIQKRLQEELDLKLGPSSQLLYKNRMQLPLLMATISEVLRLRPVVPLALPHRATRASSISGYDIPKDTIIIPNIQGANLDEMVWELPSKFWPERFLEPGKNPRMPSFGCGARVCLGEPLARLELFVVLARLLQAFTLLPPADGTLPSLQPQPYSGINLPIPPFQVRLQPRNQAPQDQGEKSLTG
- the LOC116074685 gene encoding steroid 21-hydroxylase isoform X2 produces the protein MLLPGLLLLLLLLLAGTRWLWGQWKLWNLHLPPLAPGFLHFLQPNLPIYLLGLTQKLGPIYRIRLGLQDVVVLNSNRTIEEALIQKWVDFAGRPPTLSGKGWHKMDLDLSLGDYSLMWKAHKKLSRSALVLGMRDSMEPLVEQLTQEFCDRMRAQAGTPVAIHKEFSLLTCSIISCLTFGDKDSTLVHTIHDCVQDLLKAWNHWSIQILDIIPLLRFLPNPGLWKLKQFQESRDHIVKQQLERHKDSLVAGQWKDMIDYMLQGVEKQRDGKDTEQLQERHVHMSVVDFFIGGTETTATTLSWTVAFLLHHPEIQKRLQEELDLKLGPSSQLLYKNRMQLPLLMATISEVLRLRPVVPLALPHRATRASSISGYDIPKDTIIIPNIQGANLDEMVWELPSKFWPERFLEPGKNPRMPSFGCGARVCLGEPLARLELFVVLARLLQAFTLLPPADGTLPSLQPQPYSGINLPIPPFQVRLQPRNQAPQDQGEKSLTG